AAGTCTAAGTCCAAGTGCAACAACTGCGGAAAGATTGGTCACTGGGTAGCGGAGTGCCGTGGCCCAGGCGGCGGTGCATACAAACACGGTCAACAGAACAGAGGAAATCAACCTAATCAACGTTTTAACTCATCGAACAAACCCCGAAACAACAACGCTCGTACGCATATAGCCGTCGCAGACAATAGCAAGACTAACAACTACGCGTTCTCAACCTTCGAGAACCTACGCAAAGATTTTAGCAAGTCCACATGCACATGGATAGCTGATAGCGGCACAACTACTCACATTGCAAATGATCAACGACTATTCACCGACTATAGGAAATCCTCGGACTATGTTACCGGCGTAGCCGGTAAAGAGCCGATTCTGGGCCGAGGCACTGTGGAGCTATGGTGCCTAATTGATCCTGAGAAGACTGAACAAAGAAAGATTACGCTTACCAATGTGGCCCACGTGCCTAGTTCCCCGGCAAACCTCATCAGTTTATCACTAATCACTGATAAGGGATATTGCGTCTCGATGGATTGAGACCAATTAGTAATATATGGTCCAAACAACAAACTGATCACCTTTGGTTCAAAGCTACAAAATAGAAGTCAAGGGAACCTATGGAAACTAAATGCCAAAACAATAAACAAAGTCAGTGTGAACAATAAGCATACACCCACAGAACTTGCACTTGTGAAACAAACCGGTTGAACTTGGTTTGACTGGCACAAAGTACTTGGACACATTGGCCTGCAAGCCCTTCAACAAATCAAGAACACAAACACAGTTAATGGCATGGAAATAGTAGAAGATAACATAGGACTCAACTTTGAATGTGA
The nucleotide sequence above comes from Rhizoctonia solani chromosome 3, complete sequence. Encoded proteins:
- a CDS encoding integrase core domain protein, which codes for MTDGEDIEEHIQRMRGWFQRINDMKPNSINEADWITTLVASLPDSWDSFTQSVSFQFDMDNKSTLTNEINNLRSRILAEAHRKSIRNTDGKAFFSSNKPLFNQSSKCNNCGKIGHWVAECRGPGGGAYKHGQQNRGNQPNQRFNSSNKPRNNNARTHIAVADNSKTNNYAFSTFENLRKDFSKSTCTWIADSGTTTHIANDQRLFTDYRKSSDYVTGVAGKEPILGRGTVELWCLIDPEKTEQRKITLTNVAHVPSSPANLISLSLITDKGYCVSMD